In the Candidatus Methylomirabilis sp. genome, CCCACCTCCACCTGGACCGCCTGATGGAGGTGTACGATCGGGCCCACCCGAAGGCGTGACGGGGAGACCGAACGTGCAGGGAGAGCGAGCACGCGGGCACGGTACCACCATCCTCTCGGTCCGGCACCGGGGGAAGGTCTGCCTGGCCGGCGACGGGCAGGTCTCCTTCGGGGACACGATCATGAAGCACACGGCGAAGAAGGTCCGCCGGCTGCACCACGACCAGATCCTGGCGGGGTTCGCCGGCGCGGCCGCGGACGCCTTCGCGCTCTTCACCAGGTTCGAGGCGAAGCTGGAGGAGTATCGGGGGAACCTCCCCCGGGCGGCCGTGGAGCTCGCCAAGGACTGGCGGACCGACCGGGCGTTACGGCGCCTGGAGGCCCTCCTGGCCGTCGTGGATAAGGAGC is a window encoding:
- the hslV gene encoding ATP-dependent protease subunit HslV, coding for MQGERARGHGTTILSVRHRGKVCLAGDGQVSFGDTIMKHTAKKVRRLHHDQILAGFAGAAADAFALFTRFEAKLEEYRGNLPRAAVELAKDWRTDRALRRLEALLAVVDKEHSLLVSGTGDIIEPDDGIMAIGSGGPYAAAAARALVKFTDLDARTITEEAMKIAASLCVHTNDHIAIEEL